In one Parageobacillus genomosp. 1 genomic region, the following are encoded:
- a CDS encoding carbohydrate ABC transporter permease, which translates to MEKKTNWFVTFLIAIGALFILFPLYMAVSIALKTPEELADSVLSLPVGLHVENFAKAIEATNFFQAFKNSAFITVTTVILTILTNSMVAYAIARHMHRKFFKFLYYYFVSALFIPFPIIMLPIVKQTSAFGMNNPSGLIFLYVVYGIAFNIFIYVGYIRSIPKELEEAAIVDGCSTWGVFWRIIFPLMAPINATVAILTCLWAWNDFLLPLIILSDQSDMTLPLVQYVFQSEFGTDYNLAFASYLMALSPMIIIYLFAQKWIISGVTRGSIK; encoded by the coding sequence ATGGAAAAGAAAACAAATTGGTTTGTCACGTTTTTGATAGCTATTGGTGCATTATTTATTTTATTTCCTCTGTATATGGCCGTGTCCATTGCGCTAAAAACGCCGGAGGAATTGGCAGACTCCGTGCTTTCCCTGCCAGTTGGCCTGCATGTTGAAAATTTTGCAAAAGCTATTGAGGCAACGAACTTTTTTCAAGCGTTTAAAAACAGTGCGTTTATTACGGTAACAACCGTGATTTTGACGATTTTAACGAACTCGATGGTTGCTTACGCTATCGCTCGACATATGCATCGGAAATTTTTTAAGTTTTTGTATTACTATTTTGTTAGCGCTTTGTTTATTCCGTTTCCAATTATTATGTTGCCAATCGTGAAGCAAACGTCGGCATTCGGGATGAACAATCCAAGTGGATTGATTTTCTTATATGTTGTGTACGGAATTGCGTTTAACATTTTTATTTATGTCGGATATATTCGTTCGATTCCAAAAGAGCTGGAAGAAGCGGCGATTGTCGATGGATGCAGTACATGGGGAGTGTTTTGGAGGATTATTTTCCCGCTTATGGCTCCGATTAATGCAACGGTTGCGATTTTAACTTGTTTATGGGCATGGAATGACTTTTTATTGCCGTTAATTATACTAAGCGATCAATCTGATATGACACTTCCGCTAGTCCAATATGTTTTCCAATCGGAATTTGGCACCGATTATAATTTAGCGTTTGCTTCTTATTTGATGGCGTTATCACCAATGATCATTATATATTTATTTGCACAAAAATGGATTATTAGTGGGGTAACAAGAGGATCGATTAAATAA
- a CDS encoding carbohydrate ABC transporter permease: MTVPAVVLFAMFHTFPAIQGIFYSFTNWDGLSLTYDFVGLKNYYYLFQDENVLHSYLFTFKFALVSTILVNVLSLAIAIGLNEKIKFKNFFRAVYFLPNVLSVLIVGYIFNYLFANVLPVWGEKLGIDVLSTNILGNEKLAWIGIVIVAVWQACAFNTILYLAGLQTVPSELYEASSLDGASKWQNFWHITFPMIAPFFTINMVLAMKNFLMVFDHVVALTGGGPGRATQSISLLIYNGGFQGGEFAYQSANAVIYFIVIMIVSIMQIKFLQKREVDM, encoded by the coding sequence ATGACTGTTCCGGCTGTGGTGTTATTCGCGATGTTTCATACATTCCCGGCGATCCAAGGTATTTTTTATTCCTTTACCAATTGGGACGGACTAAGCTTGACGTACGATTTTGTCGGACTGAAAAACTATTACTATTTGTTTCAAGATGAGAACGTATTGCATTCGTACTTATTTACATTTAAGTTCGCTCTTGTTTCAACAATTTTAGTCAATGTATTAAGTTTGGCCATCGCGATTGGTTTGAACGAAAAAATTAAGTTTAAAAACTTTTTTCGCGCTGTCTATTTTTTGCCTAACGTTTTAAGCGTGCTCATTGTCGGTTATATTTTTAACTATTTGTTTGCAAACGTTCTTCCTGTTTGGGGCGAAAAGCTAGGGATTGATGTGCTATCAACCAATATTTTAGGAAATGAAAAATTAGCGTGGATTGGTATCGTGATTGTGGCTGTATGGCAGGCGTGTGCCTTTAATACGATCTTATATTTAGCGGGGCTGCAAACCGTTCCATCGGAGCTATATGAAGCTTCCAGTCTCGATGGAGCGAGCAAGTGGCAAAACTTTTGGCATATTACGTTTCCGATGATTGCACCATTTTTCACGATCAATATGGTGCTGGCGATGAAAAACTTTTTGATGGTATTCGACCACGTCGTTGCCTTGACAGGCGGAGGGCCTGGACGGGCGACACAATCCATTTCTCTATTAATTTACAATGGTGGTTTCCAAGGTGGGGAGTTTGCGTATCAATCGGCTAACGCTGTCATTTACTTTATCGTCATTATGATTGTATCCATTATGCAGATTAAATTTTTACAAAAACGGGAAGTGGATATGTGA
- a CDS encoding ABC transporter substrate-binding protein: MKKTIAFVISSALVLSMLSACSSKTEQTTSESGKKVKIEFFHYKSEAKGTFDKLIKKFEKENPNIDVVNANPPEAETVLKTRAAKRDVPDVVGIGADATFAELSKAGVFEDVTEAPELDNIQSAYIQMLKDVTGLDKVYAIPYAANADGIIYNKAIFKELGLTVPKTWDELIAVAEKVKAAGKTPFYFTFKDAWTTLPAYNALAANTQGETFFQDLNKGKTSFKEGHKEAVEKFAKLLEYGHKNNFGKGYADGNVAFAKGESAMYLQGIWAIPEIKKANPNIELGVFPYPVTNHPEKTKLVSGVDLLLAISKTSKHPKEAKKFVDFLLNEENAKTYITEQNAFSAIKGLTQDDPTLEGLKESFAKGALVDFPDHYIPASIDLANLLQQFTHDQDVDKFLKTMDSEWEKVQGRK, encoded by the coding sequence ATGAAAAAAACAATCGCATTCGTTATATCAAGTGCATTAGTCCTTTCCATGCTTAGCGCTTGTAGTAGTAAGACCGAACAAACCACAAGTGAATCAGGAAAAAAAGTAAAAATTGAATTTTTCCATTATAAATCCGAGGCAAAAGGAACATTTGATAAATTGATTAAAAAATTTGAAAAGGAAAATCCGAACATTGATGTCGTGAATGCTAACCCGCCGGAAGCGGAAACAGTATTAAAAACACGCGCGGCGAAACGTGATGTCCCAGATGTGGTTGGAATTGGCGCGGATGCAACATTTGCGGAATTATCGAAGGCAGGCGTATTTGAAGATGTAACAGAAGCTCCTGAACTTGACAACATTCAGTCGGCTTACATTCAAATGTTAAAAGATGTAACAGGGTTAGATAAAGTATATGCGATACCGTATGCGGCGAACGCGGATGGGATCATTTATAACAAAGCGATTTTTAAAGAGCTTGGTCTAACCGTTCCGAAAACATGGGATGAATTGATTGCGGTGGCAGAAAAAGTAAAAGCAGCTGGAAAAACGCCGTTCTATTTTACGTTTAAAGACGCTTGGACAACCTTACCGGCTTACAATGCACTCGCGGCAAACACGCAAGGAGAAACGTTTTTCCAAGATTTAAACAAAGGAAAAACAAGTTTTAAAGAAGGGCATAAAGAAGCTGTTGAAAAGTTTGCAAAATTACTAGAATACGGCCATAAAAACAATTTTGGCAAAGGATACGCAGATGGCAATGTCGCGTTTGCCAAAGGTGAGTCGGCGATGTATTTACAAGGAATTTGGGCGATTCCGGAAATTAAAAAAGCTAATCCAAATATAGAACTTGGGGTATTTCCGTATCCGGTAACGAATCACCCAGAAAAAACAAAATTAGTATCTGGCGTCGATCTTCTTTTAGCTATTTCGAAAACGTCGAAACATCCGAAAGAAGCGAAAAAATTCGTCGACTTCCTGCTAAATGAAGAAAATGCAAAAACGTATATTACCGAACAAAATGCTTTCTCTGCCATTAAAGGGTTGACACAAGACGATCCTACGTTAGAAGGGCTAAAAGAAAGCTTTGCCAAAGGAGCACTCGTTGACTTTCCAGACCATTATATTCCTGCCAGTATCGATTTAGCTAACCTTTTGCAACAATTCACTCATGATCAAGATGTGGACAAGTTCTTAAAGACGATGGACTCCGAGTGGGAAAAAGTACAAGGGCGTAAATAA
- a CDS encoding LacI family DNA-binding transcriptional regulator: MITMKDIAEKANVSIATVSRILNNDATLSVSEETRERVFRIAKQLGYKPIRKRNSNRTNQQKNKEPELYHIALLLAVSQHEETTDPYFVSIRQGIEKQCEQLPLHISSVIRVNGTAEIQDLSEFDGLIVIGGIDPEDIKHYFPKNDHVVFVTQVIRIDEYDVVRSDLETATEHILDYLIELGHKEIGYIGGSETIKKLNGGKSYEIDDVRKRTFEKKMKTMGLYQPKRVFIGDWGPSGGYELMKKAIDSNDLPSAFVIASDPMAIGALHAIHQAGLKVPEDISIISFDDIDAAAFLNPPLSTVKIYAYEMGKLAANALYERIIGSRDIPIKILTPAKLVIRESCTVNTTLSLCKGGEHSS; this comes from the coding sequence ATGATTACGATGAAAGATATTGCGGAAAAAGCGAATGTATCAATCGCAACAGTATCAAGAATTTTAAATAACGATGCCACTCTTTCTGTTTCGGAGGAAACGCGAGAACGCGTGTTTCGTATTGCGAAACAGCTTGGTTATAAGCCGATCCGAAAACGAAATTCTAATCGAACTAATCAACAAAAGAATAAAGAACCTGAATTATACCATATAGCCCTTCTGTTAGCAGTATCTCAGCATGAAGAAACGACGGACCCTTATTTTGTTTCGATCCGTCAAGGTATTGAAAAACAGTGTGAGCAATTACCGCTTCATATTTCTTCTGTTATTCGAGTGAATGGCACAGCGGAAATACAAGATTTAAGCGAATTTGACGGCTTAATCGTTATCGGTGGCATTGATCCGGAGGACATTAAGCACTACTTTCCGAAAAACGACCATGTCGTATTTGTCACACAAGTGATCCGCATCGACGAATATGATGTCGTTCGTTCCGATTTGGAAACAGCGACAGAACATATATTAGACTACCTAATCGAGCTTGGTCATAAGGAAATCGGCTATATTGGTGGATCGGAAACAATTAAGAAATTAAATGGCGGAAAAAGTTATGAAATCGATGACGTACGAAAGCGAACGTTTGAAAAAAAGATGAAAACGATGGGGCTTTATCAACCGAAACGTGTGTTTATTGGTGATTGGGGGCCTTCAGGGGGATATGAATTAATGAAAAAGGCAATTGATTCAAACGATTTGCCAAGTGCCTTTGTTATCGCTAGCGATCCGATGGCTATTGGTGCCTTGCATGCGATTCATCAAGCAGGCCTCAAAGTTCCGGAAGATATCTCCATTATTAGTTTCGATGATATTGATGCAGCGGCATTTTTGAATCCGCCTCTTTCTACAGTGAAAATATATGCGTATGAAATGGGAAAACTGGCTGCAAACGCTTTGTATGAACGTATTATTGGCAGTAGGGATATCCCAATTAAAATTCTTACCCCGGCAAAGCTCGTTATTCGCGAAAGTTGTACAGTGAACACGACGTTATCGTTATGTAAAGGGGGTGAGCATTCAAGCTGA
- a CDS encoding glycerol-3-phosphate dehydrogenase/oxidase codes for MTATPFSSKQRRERLEEMCKQHYDVLVVGGGITGCGIALDAVTRGMKTALVEMQDFAAGTSSRSTKLVHGGLRYLKQLEVKMVAEVGRERAIVYENGPHVTTPEWMLLPIHKGGTFGKWSTSIGLWVYDHLAGVKRSERRKMLSAKETLQKEPLLKREGLRGGGYYVEYRTDDARLTMEVIKKAVELGADAVNYAKVEQFLYNESGKIIGARCRDQLSGQTYEIRAKKVINAAGPWVDTLREKDHSKTGKRLQLTKGVHIVIDQKRFPLKQAIYFDTPDGRMVFAIPRDGKTYVGTTDTFYNEDIANPTMTEEDRDYLLRAIHYMFPSVHITATDVESSWAGVRPLIYEEGKDPSEISRKDEIWQSPTGLITIAGGKLTGYRKMAETVVDLVAKLLAEEEGRTFRPCQTKHLPISGGDVGGSQQLPAFIAKKAEEAVRYGFTKEEGERLAKIYGTNVDQLFELSKQYDTSCGLSREQFVRLLYAIDYEMAAKPIDYFIRRTGALLFDIASVRRQKDRVIAFMANYLQWTKEQTAAYTAELDKALREAIIAKTTTISGG; via the coding sequence ATGACAGCGACACCCTTTTCGAGCAAACAGCGGCGTGAGCGTTTAGAAGAAATGTGCAAGCAGCATTACGATGTTTTAGTGGTAGGTGGAGGAATTACCGGATGCGGCATTGCGCTAGATGCCGTCACGCGCGGCATGAAAACGGCACTAGTGGAAATGCAAGATTTTGCGGCGGGGACGTCGAGCCGTTCGACGAAGCTTGTTCATGGAGGGCTTCGGTATTTGAAGCAATTGGAAGTGAAAATGGTCGCCGAAGTCGGCAGAGAGCGGGCGATCGTCTATGAAAACGGGCCGCACGTAACGACGCCGGAGTGGATGCTTTTGCCGATTCATAAAGGTGGAACGTTTGGCAAATGGAGTACGTCGATCGGTCTTTGGGTGTACGATCATTTAGCCGGCGTGAAACGAAGCGAGCGGCGCAAGATGCTAAGCGCCAAAGAGACGCTGCAAAAAGAGCCGCTATTGAAACGGGAAGGATTGCGTGGCGGCGGCTATTACGTCGAATACCGCACCGACGATGCCCGCTTGACGATGGAAGTGATCAAAAAAGCGGTGGAATTGGGGGCCGATGCCGTCAACTATGCAAAAGTGGAACAATTTCTGTACAATGAAAGCGGCAAAATCATTGGCGCCCGCTGCCGCGATCAGCTTAGCGGCCAAACGTATGAAATCCGTGCGAAAAAAGTGATCAACGCCGCTGGGCCGTGGGTCGACACGCTGCGTGAAAAAGACCATTCAAAAACGGGAAAACGATTGCAGCTGACAAAAGGCGTTCATATCGTCATCGACCAAAAACGGTTTCCATTAAAGCAAGCGATTTATTTTGATACACCGGACGGCCGCATGGTATTCGCGATTCCGCGCGACGGGAAAACGTACGTCGGCACGACCGATACGTTTTACAATGAAGATATTGCCAACCCGACGATGACAGAAGAAGACCGTGACTATTTACTGCGCGCGATTCACTATATGTTCCCGTCCGTCCACATCACTGCCACTGATGTGGAATCAAGCTGGGCGGGAGTCCGGCCGCTCATCTACGAAGAAGGAAAAGATCCGTCGGAAATTTCCCGCAAAGATGAAATTTGGCAATCGCCGACAGGATTAATTACAATCGCCGGCGGAAAACTAACCGGATACCGGAAAATGGCGGAAACGGTTGTCGACTTAGTGGCAAAACTATTGGCGGAAGAAGAAGGAAGAACGTTCCGTCCATGCCAAACGAAACATTTGCCGATCTCCGGCGGGGATGTCGGCGGCTCACAGCAATTGCCGGCTTTTATCGCGAAAAAAGCCGAAGAAGCGGTGCGCTACGGGTTCACGAAAGAAGAGGGAGAACGTTTAGCAAAAATATACGGCACCAACGTCGATCAATTATTCGAACTAAGCAAACAATACGATACTTCCTGCGGCCTTTCCCGCGAGCAGTTTGTCCGTCTTTTATACGCTATCGATTACGAAATGGCGGCAAAGCCGATTGACTACTTTATCCGCCGCACCGGCGCGCTCTTGTTTGACATCGCTTCCGTCCGCCGTCAGAAAGACCGTGTCATTGCGTTTATGGCAAACTATTTGCAGTGGACGAAAGAACAAACCGCTGCCTATACAGCGGAACTGGACAAAGCGTTGCGGGAGGCGATCATAGCGAAGACAACGACCATATCCGGCGGTTGA
- a CDS encoding glycerol-3-phosphate responsive antiterminator — protein MDIHCQKIIPALKTMKDFEKFLNSRYTYGVLLEVHISQLKSVFHYARQQGKQLIIHTDLIHGLSHDEYAAEYLCQEFHPYGLISTKGNVIIKTKQKKVLAIQRIFLLDSHALEKSYQLIEKTQPDCIEVIPGAMPHMIHEVKERTGKPIYAGGLIRTVEEVERALAAGAVAVTTSNKELWKHYEDR, from the coding sequence ATGGATATTCACTGTCAGAAGATCATCCCGGCGCTGAAAACGATGAAAGATTTTGAAAAGTTTTTAAATAGCCGCTATACGTATGGGGTGCTGTTAGAAGTGCATATTTCCCAATTGAAGAGCGTGTTCCATTACGCGCGCCAGCAAGGCAAACAATTGATTATTCACACTGATTTGATTCACGGACTAAGCCATGACGAGTATGCGGCCGAATATTTATGCCAGGAGTTTCATCCGTATGGGCTGATCTCCACAAAGGGAAATGTCATCATAAAGACAAAGCAAAAAAAGGTGCTGGCGATTCAGCGCATTTTTTTGCTTGATTCACATGCGCTTGAAAAAAGTTACCAGCTGATTGAAAAAACGCAACCCGACTGCATTGAAGTAATCCCAGGAGCAATGCCCCATATGATCCACGAAGTAAAGGAACGGACGGGAAAACCGATTTATGCCGGCGGATTGATCCGCACTGTAGAGGAAGTCGAGCGCGCCCTTGCAGCGGGAGCGGTTGCGGTGACTACTTCCAATAAAGAGTTGTGGAAACATTATGAAGATCGTTAA
- a CDS encoding ATP-binding protein translates to MKLFRLENVSLKWKLTFLSAVAIFITYFIFTFLQYHIVKQWLLNEEEKAMKQIIEEIETYYGEKRNISWKDIRQSQPLLEKLNEKYQLIRVLDRKGNVVVSVSDGASVSLAPSAAPKELQMDYHFINNERFIMLREPLHVGAIHGTIEIARRLVKFQHMTNTLFFIMTALGVAAMITSAFIGRLVAQNFVGRLKALTKTMVDIKNKGIQKRIDVPASHDEMSELMMMFNQMMDEIERSFDQQKQFVEDASHELRTPIAILEGHLSLLQRWGKHNPAILEESLQAAIQETGRLKKLVLELLDLSRAEAINVPNDIVSIDPQQAVEQVVKNFRVLHPDFQFTIDNSATQTARIRMTKYHFEQLLLILLDNAVKYSQQAKQVTILIKEEKRFVTIAVKDYGIGIPKAELEKVFLRFYRVDKTRSREKGGVGLGLAIAKEIIDKYDGQIAIDSEVGKGTTVELAIPKAE, encoded by the coding sequence ATGAAACTTTTTCGGCTTGAAAACGTCTCATTAAAATGGAAGCTTACTTTTCTTTCCGCGGTGGCGATTTTTATTACTTATTTTATTTTTACCTTTTTGCAATACCATATTGTGAAACAGTGGCTGCTGAACGAAGAAGAAAAAGCAATGAAACAGATCATTGAAGAAATTGAAACCTATTACGGGGAAAAACGTAATATATCATGGAAAGATATTCGCCAAAGCCAGCCGTTGTTGGAAAAATTAAATGAAAAATATCAATTGATTCGCGTGCTTGACCGCAAAGGAAACGTCGTTGTCTCGGTTTCCGACGGCGCTTCGGTTTCCTTGGCGCCAAGCGCTGCTCCAAAAGAACTGCAAATGGACTATCATTTTATCAACAACGAACGGTTTATTATGCTGCGCGAACCTTTGCATGTCGGAGCAATACACGGAACGATCGAAATAGCGCGCCGTCTTGTAAAATTTCAGCACATGACCAATACACTGTTTTTCATTATGACGGCTCTCGGCGTCGCGGCCATGATTACGAGCGCCTTTATCGGCCGGCTTGTTGCGCAAAATTTTGTCGGGCGTCTGAAAGCGTTGACGAAAACGATGGTGGATATTAAAAACAAAGGAATTCAAAAGCGCATCGATGTTCCGGCTTCCCATGATGAAATGTCGGAATTAATGATGATGTTTAATCAAATGATGGACGAAATTGAACGCTCGTTTGACCAGCAAAAACAATTTGTCGAAGATGCTTCTCATGAGCTGCGCACGCCGATCGCCATTTTAGAAGGCCATCTTTCGTTATTGCAACGGTGGGGAAAACATAATCCCGCCATTTTGGAAGAATCGCTGCAGGCGGCCATACAGGAAACGGGGCGTTTGAAAAAACTAGTGCTGGAGCTTTTAGATTTGTCGCGCGCTGAGGCGATTAACGTTCCAAACGATATTGTGTCGATTGATCCACAACAAGCGGTTGAACAAGTCGTGAAAAACTTCCGTGTTTTGCATCCGGATTTTCAGTTTACTATCGACAATTCAGCAACACAAACAGCGCGCATTCGCATGACGAAATACCATTTTGAACAATTGCTGTTAATTTTGCTCGATAATGCAGTAAAATATTCTCAACAGGCTAAACAGGTGACGATTTTGATAAAGGAAGAAAAACGGTTTGTGACGATTGCTGTCAAAGACTATGGCATCGGAATCCCAAAAGCGGAATTAGAAAAAGTATTTTTGCGATTTTATCGCGTTGATAAGACGCGTAGCCGCGAAAAGGGAGGTGTCGGCCTTGGTTTGGCTATTGCCAAGGAAATCATCGATAAATATGATGGACAAATTGCGATAGATAGCGAAGTAGGCAAAGGGACAACGGTTGAACTGGCAATCCCGAAAGCAGAGTAG
- a CDS encoding response regulator transcription factor gives MNNRILVIEDEANLARFIELDLSHEGYEVQVSHDGREGLELALSEEWDLILLDVMLPSLNGMEVCRRIRAVKQTPIIMITARDSVFDRVMGLDNGADDYIVKPFAIEELLARIRALFRRVHPTTEEHVLTFKDITVDLNARTVKKGDRFIELTKREYDLLVTFLQNINIVLTRDTLLNKVWGFDTEVETNVVDVYVRYLRHKLDENDKERYIQTVRGAGYVMRS, from the coding sequence ATGAATAACCGCATTTTAGTTATCGAAGATGAAGCGAATTTAGCGCGATTTATTGAGCTTGATTTATCCCATGAAGGATATGAAGTACAGGTGAGCCATGACGGCAGAGAGGGACTGGAGTTGGCACTTTCTGAAGAGTGGGATTTAATTTTATTAGATGTCATGCTTCCGAGTTTAAACGGCATGGAAGTGTGCCGGCGCATCCGTGCGGTCAAACAGACTCCGATTATTATGATTACGGCAAGAGACAGCGTCTTTGACCGTGTCATGGGGTTGGATAACGGGGCGGATGACTATATAGTGAAGCCGTTTGCAATCGAGGAGTTGCTTGCTCGTATCCGCGCTCTATTTCGCCGCGTTCATCCGACCACCGAAGAGCATGTGCTAACGTTTAAAGATATAACCGTCGATTTGAACGCCCGTACGGTGAAAAAAGGCGACCGCTTCATTGAATTAACGAAACGCGAATATGATTTATTAGTCACGTTTTTGCAAAATATAAATATTGTGCTTACCCGTGATACACTGCTTAACAAAGTATGGGGATTTGATACGGAAGTCGAAACGAATGTGGTTGATGTATATGTCCGTTATTTGCGCCATAAGCTTGATGAAAACGATAAAGAGCGGTATATCCAAACGGTGCGGGGCGCTGGGTATGTGATGCGGTCATGA
- a CDS encoding Hsp20/alpha crystallin family protein, with protein sequence MSEHFQPPMKHGGNENPLANLWKMFDQFLDERPLKKMMETMDEYFQQMLSHAYIPIDVHETKEEYTIIAYLPNVKRNQIELQFMDDYLQLIIHHHETVESMDEKGHVYQKRKMQKHISRTIPLPYPVSEKDVKASFQNGKLVIRLPQKRKFIEID encoded by the coding sequence ATGAGCGAACATTTTCAACCGCCGATGAAACATGGAGGAAATGAGAATCCGCTTGCAAATTTGTGGAAAATGTTCGATCAATTTTTAGATGAACGACCGCTAAAAAAAATGATGGAAACGATGGATGAATATTTCCAGCAAATGCTTTCCCACGCCTATATCCCGATCGATGTCCACGAAACAAAAGAGGAATATACGATTATTGCTTATCTCCCGAACGTAAAACGAAACCAAATCGAACTGCAATTTATGGACGATTATTTGCAGCTGATCATCCATCATCATGAAACAGTCGAATCAATGGATGAAAAGGGGCATGTATACCAAAAGCGGAAAATGCAAAAGCATATTTCCCGCACGATTCCACTGCCTTACCCGGTGAGCGAAAAAGATGTTAAAGCGTCTTTCCAAAATGGAAAGCTCGTCATTCGCCTGCCGCAAAAACGGAAATTCATCGAGATTGATTGA